A section of the Paenibacillus yonginensis genome encodes:
- a CDS encoding dihydrolipoamide acetyltransferase family protein, whose amino-acid sequence MPSTQPLIEVVMPQLAESLVSATIGKWLKKPGDRVEAYEPICEVITDKVNAEIPSTIEGVMGELRASEGQTVAVGEVICVIETADEAVEAGAAAGNIQAQTNAGSSSNAGAGSAQVQGAAAEQTGFAASSGDQSQRARYSPAVQTLAAEHGIDLQQVAGTGMGGRITRKDVLASIERGGAGGASQAKQEPMAHVSQAAAPAAQQTPVQQTPAAVQPGIPVQAASEPVRHSGLHLTETPRIPKIEVEGPQSEYFIDVTPIRNTIATRMRQSVSEIPHGWMMIEVDVTNLVHLRNKLKEEFYRKEGINLTYLAFLLKAVVNAIKDYPIMNSVWAVDKIIVKRDINISLAVGTEDSVMTPVIKKADQKNIAGLAREVEELARKTREGKLKLDDMQGGTFTVNNTGSFGSILSQPIINYPQAAILTFESIVKKPVVINDMIAVRSMANLCLSLDHRILDGVICGRFMQRVKDNLESMTLENTKLY is encoded by the coding sequence ATGCCATCAACCCAACCGTTAATCGAAGTGGTTATGCCCCAGCTTGCCGAATCCCTCGTTTCAGCTACGATCGGCAAATGGCTGAAAAAGCCGGGCGACCGTGTGGAAGCCTATGAGCCGATTTGTGAAGTCATCACGGATAAGGTAAATGCCGAAATTCCTTCCACCATTGAAGGAGTAATGGGCGAGCTTCGCGCTTCCGAAGGACAAACCGTTGCTGTAGGCGAAGTGATTTGTGTGATTGAAACTGCCGATGAGGCAGTGGAAGCCGGAGCTGCTGCCGGAAACATTCAGGCTCAAACAAACGCGGGCTCTTCTTCAAATGCAGGAGCCGGCAGCGCGCAGGTGCAGGGCGCTGCCGCTGAGCAAACAGGATTCGCTGCCTCATCCGGGGATCAAAGCCAGCGCGCACGTTATTCTCCTGCGGTTCAAACCTTAGCCGCCGAGCATGGCATTGATTTGCAGCAGGTGGCTGGTACCGGCATGGGCGGCCGGATTACGCGCAAAGACGTGCTTGCATCCATCGAGCGCGGAGGTGCCGGCGGCGCTTCCCAAGCGAAGCAGGAACCTATGGCGCATGTCAGCCAGGCTGCGGCTCCAGCCGCACAGCAAACGCCGGTTCAGCAAACACCAGCTGCTGTTCAGCCTGGAATTCCGGTTCAGGCCGCTTCCGAACCTGTTCGTCATTCGGGGCTCCATCTGACCGAGACGCCGCGGATTCCTAAGATTGAGGTCGAAGGCCCTCAGTCCGAATATTTTATTGATGTAACGCCTATTCGCAACACGATCGCCACAAGAATGCGTCAAAGCGTATCGGAAATCCCGCATGGCTGGATGATGATCGAAGTGGACGTTACCAATCTGGTGCACCTGCGCAATAAGCTGAAAGAAGAGTTCTACCGCAAAGAAGGCATTAATTTGACATATCTGGCTTTCCTGCTTAAGGCGGTCGTCAATGCCATCAAAGATTATCCGATTATGAACTCCGTCTGGGCGGTGGATAAAATCATCGTCAAACGGGACATTAATATCTCGCTCGCTGTTGGCACAGAGGATTCCGTGATGACCCCGGTCATTAAGAAAGCCGATCAGAAGAACATTGCCGGTCTTGCCCGCGAGGTGGAAGAGCTGGCTCGCAAAACACGCGAAGGCAAGCTGAAGCTGGACGATATGCAGGGCGGTACTTTTACCGTGAACAATACCGGTTCATTTGGTTCGATCCTGTCGCAGCCGATCATCAACTATCCGCAGGCGGCCATCCTTACCTTTGAATCAATCGTCAAAAAGCCGGTTGTCATCAACGACATGATCGCGGTCCGCTCCATGGCCAATTTGTGTTTGTCGCTGGACCACCGGATTCTGGACGGCGTTATCTGCGGACGGTTTATGCAGCGGGTGAAAGACAATCTGGAGAGCATGACGCTGGAGAATACAAAGCTGTATTAA
- a CDS encoding alpha-ketoacid dehydrogenase subunit beta has product MPVMEYIDAIRLAMKEEMERDERVFVLGEDVGVKGGVFTTTKGLQEQFGEDRVMDTPLSESAIAGVAIGAAMYGMRPIAEMQYSDFMLPATNQIISEAAKIRYRSNNDWSCPVVVRAPIGGGIFGGLYHSQCPESIFFGTPGLKIVAPYSAYDAKGLLKAAVRDADPVLFFENKKCYKLIKEDVPEDDYIVEIGKANVLREGDDITVIGYSLPLHFAMQAAEELEAEQGITAHILDLRTIQPLDREAIIAAARRTGKVLIVHEDNKTGGVGGEVAAIIAEECLFELDAPIRRLCGPDVPAMPISPPMEKFFMLSKDKVKEAMLELALY; this is encoded by the coding sequence ATGCCGGTAATGGAATATATCGACGCCATCCGTTTGGCGATGAAAGAGGAAATGGAACGTGATGAGCGGGTGTTTGTGCTTGGGGAAGACGTTGGCGTAAAAGGCGGCGTGTTCACCACCACCAAAGGCCTGCAGGAGCAGTTTGGCGAAGACCGGGTCATGGATACGCCTTTGTCAGAATCGGCCATTGCCGGTGTTGCCATCGGTGCGGCTATGTATGGCATGAGACCGATCGCTGAAATGCAGTATTCGGATTTTATGCTGCCTGCGACAAACCAGATTATCAGTGAAGCGGCCAAAATCCGCTACCGCTCCAACAATGACTGGAGCTGTCCGGTCGTTGTTCGTGCGCCAATCGGCGGCGGCATCTTTGGCGGTTTGTACCATTCCCAATGTCCCGAGTCCATCTTCTTCGGCACGCCGGGCTTAAAGATCGTGGCGCCTTATTCGGCTTATGATGCCAAAGGTCTGCTGAAGGCTGCGGTCCGTGATGCGGATCCGGTGCTTTTTTTCGAGAACAAGAAGTGCTACAAGCTGATCAAAGAGGATGTGCCTGAAGACGATTATATCGTCGAAATCGGGAAAGCCAACGTGCTTCGCGAAGGCGACGACATTACCGTAATCGGCTATAGTCTGCCGCTTCATTTCGCCATGCAGGCTGCGGAAGAGCTCGAGGCCGAGCAGGGGATTACCGCGCATATTCTCGATCTGCGCACCATCCAGCCGCTTGACCGTGAAGCGATTATCGCTGCCGCCCGCCGTACGGGCAAGGTGCTGATCGTGCATGAAGATAACAAAACAGGCGGGGTTGGCGGCGAGGTGGCTGCTATTATTGCAGAGGAGTGTCTGTTTGAGCTTGACGCCCCGATTAGACGGCTGTGCGGCCCGGACGTTCCGGCGATGCCGATCAGTCCTCCTATGGAGAAGTTCTTTATGTTAAGCAAAGATAAAGTGAAAGAGGCCATGCTCGAGCTTGCCTTGTATTAA
- a CDS encoding M20/M25/M40 family metallo-hydrolase yields the protein MINQKRLIEQFLELVQVDSETGQEREMADLLTRKFEQLGLRVVEDDTQAATGHGAGNLIATLAENGVAGADPIFFTCHMDTVMPGKGIKPVITEDGWIRSDGTTILGSDDKAGLAALLEVIQALKENNVPHGQIQFVITVGEESGLVGARAMDPKLLDAKFGYALDSNGEVGSICIAAPTQAKLEIEIYGRSAHAGVNPEDGISAIQVAGKAISRMNLGRIDNETTANIGKFEGGGATNIVPDYVKLYAEARSVVQEKVEKQLADMKEAVVSACRDYGARGEVHSRIVYPAYRYDDSDAVVQLAKKAAGELGLSGRTFASGGGSDANVFNGHGIPTVNLAVGYEHIHTTSEQIKAEDIGKAARFVLEIIRQAANPS from the coding sequence GTGATTAACCAAAAGCGACTGATCGAGCAGTTTCTTGAACTGGTTCAGGTAGACAGTGAAACGGGACAGGAACGCGAAATGGCCGACCTGCTCACACGTAAGTTTGAACAGCTTGGACTTCGGGTGGTGGAAGACGATACCCAGGCAGCTACCGGTCACGGTGCGGGTAATCTGATTGCTACGCTGGCAGAGAACGGAGTTGCGGGGGCAGATCCGATCTTTTTCACCTGCCATATGGATACCGTAATGCCGGGCAAAGGCATCAAACCGGTGATCACCGAAGACGGCTGGATTCGCAGTGACGGCACTACCATCCTTGGCTCAGACGACAAAGCGGGCCTGGCTGCGCTTCTGGAAGTGATTCAGGCTCTGAAGGAAAATAACGTGCCGCATGGTCAAATCCAGTTTGTCATTACGGTTGGCGAGGAATCGGGACTGGTTGGCGCCAGAGCGATGGATCCCAAACTTCTGGACGCCAAATTCGGTTATGCTCTTGATTCGAACGGCGAGGTCGGTTCGATTTGTATCGCGGCTCCTACACAAGCCAAGCTGGAGATCGAAATTTACGGCCGCTCCGCACATGCCGGAGTCAATCCGGAAGATGGAATCAGCGCGATTCAAGTGGCCGGCAAGGCGATTTCCCGGATGAACCTGGGACGGATCGACAATGAAACGACGGCCAATATCGGCAAATTTGAGGGCGGCGGCGCTACCAACATTGTGCCTGATTATGTGAAGCTGTATGCTGAAGCCCGCAGCGTCGTTCAGGAGAAGGTCGAGAAGCAGCTCGCGGACATGAAGGAAGCCGTTGTATCGGCCTGCCGGGATTACGGAGCGCGCGGCGAAGTGCACAGCCGGATTGTGTACCCGGCCTACCGCTACGATGACAGCGACGCAGTGGTTCAGCTGGCGAAGAAAGCGGCAGGCGAGCTGGGTTTGTCCGGGCGGACGTTTGCTTCCGGAGGCGGCAGCGACGCCAACGTATTTAACGGACATGGCATTCCTACGGTAAATTTGGCGGTTGGTTACGAACATATCCATACGACTTCTGAGCAAATCAAAGCCGAGGACATCGGCAAAGCAGCGCGGTTTGTTCTGGAGATCATCAGGCAGGCGGCCAATCCCTCTTAA
- the mciZ gene encoding Z-ring formation inhibitor MciZ: MKSYWSEDQIRLSGKAWQIRHFLKRWQREAEPGMLLKDWIGQTGKQRR, from the coding sequence ATGAAAAGCTACTGGTCTGAAGATCAAATCCGTTTGTCGGGAAAAGCTTGGCAGATCCGTCACTTTCTCAAACGATGGCAGCGCGAGGCGGAACCCGGCATGCTGCTGAAGGACTGGATCGGGCAAACGGGCAAACAACGTCGTTAA
- a CDS encoding NUDIX hydrolase: MNPTSSKHLKEKWISTEPIFQGKVINVQVDTVELPDGSQGKREIVKHPGAVAVLAVHEGKLLLVDQYRQAMGRCELEIPAGKLEKGEDPMEAARRELQEETGFRCGSIRLLHSFYTSPGFADEIIHLYAAEDLTAGEVSPDEDEFLEIYQVTLEEAQQYIAEGRIADAKTLLAVYMWQFGAAGGAREC; encoded by the coding sequence ATGAATCCGACTTCATCCAAACATTTAAAAGAAAAATGGATATCGACCGAACCGATCTTCCAGGGCAAGGTGATTAACGTCCAGGTGGATACCGTTGAACTGCCTGACGGATCACAGGGGAAACGTGAAATCGTCAAACATCCGGGAGCGGTTGCTGTGCTCGCTGTTCATGAAGGCAAACTGCTGCTGGTGGATCAATACCGTCAGGCGATGGGCCGCTGTGAGCTCGAAATTCCGGCGGGCAAGCTGGAGAAGGGAGAAGATCCGATGGAGGCGGCCAGACGCGAGCTGCAGGAAGAAACCGGATTCCGCTGCGGAAGCATCCGGCTGCTGCATTCGTTTTATACCTCGCCGGGATTCGCTGATGAAATCATTCATCTTTATGCGGCCGAGGATCTGACCGCAGGTGAAGTTTCGCCGGATGAAGACGAGTTTCTGGAAATTTACCAGGTGACGCTGGAAGAAGCTCAGCAATACATAGCCGAGGGGCGTATTGCCGACGCCAAAACGCTGCTGGCCGTTTATATGTGGCAGTTCGGTGCAGCGGGCGGGGCCAGGGAATGCTGA